Part of the Natronobacterium gregoryi SP2 genome, GGAGTAGTTCGACGTGTGCGTCGCTCGAGACCGTCGAGGCGACGACGACTGCCCGGTCGGGAACGTGGCCGTCCAGTTCTGGGACCGATGCGAGTAGTTCGCCGTCGGGAAACCGATCGTAGTCGACGGCGGCGAGCGGTTCCTCGAGTTCGGCTGCGAGCGCCGCGGCGAGCGATTGTGACGTAGCGCCAGTAACGATCATACGCTGTGCCACAGCGTGTGGCGTAAACCAGTTTTCGTTCTCGTGATCGGTTCGTTGCGTTCCGGGTCCAGTTGGCGATCAAACGTCTCACACGGACCGCTGTCAGTTAGTTCGGCGCGACGACCCATCTGCGACCGCGCCGGTACGTCGGTACATCGGTACAGCAATCCGTCTCAGTCGAAGTCGGCGTCGCCGCCGCCACAGGGGCCGCCGTCGGTGTCACCGAGCAGCGACAGGTCGCCGTTGCGATCGATCAATGCCAGGAGATTGAGACAGTCCGGGTCGTTCCAGGTCCCTGCGTCGACCTGGATGGGTGGCTCCTCGTCGAGACGTGCCATCACACGGAACGAGTCCTCTCCGGTCCGCCACTCGCGCTCGAGGGTCAGCCCGTTGCCAGCCGCGAGTTCGTGGGTCGTCCAGTGTTCGATCTCGCCGTCGAACTCGACGATGACATCTACCGTGTGGGGTTCGTCGTGGACGTTTTCGACGGTGATCTCACCGAGTACCGTCTCGTCGGGACCCGCATCGATGTCGCTTCCCGTCTCGGGATCGGCGGTTTCGTCGCCGCCATTGCTCGTTTCGTTGGCGTCGCCTCCACCGGCCCCGTCTTCGTCGTCGTTTGCTCCGTCACCGTCTTCGTTTGCCGAACAACCGGCGGTCACGCCCACGAACGCAGTGCCGGTGCCTGCGAGGAGTTGGCGTCGCGATAGACTCATATCGGTTACACAGTAACTCGAGGGAGTTAATTCTGCGTCAGACGAGGTTGCAACGACGCGACACTATCGGGGCACTGCCAGTCCAGTGACGTTTCGAACGCCGATCGACCGACCACGCCACTCGCCGTCACCCGCGACTTCGACGGTTCCCGTCTCCGTCACGGCATAGACCTGCTCGCCGTAGCCGACGGCGACGATCCGGTCGGCCCCGGCCGATCGCGTCTCGTCTTCGTGCCACTCGCCGTCGGCGTACTCGTACACGCTGCCGTCGCTCGAGACGGCGTGGGCACGAGAGAGCGAGCCAGGGTTCGACCGCGGGTCGGCCGCGACGACGTCGAACCTGCCCTCGGAGAGTTCCATCCAGCCGTTCCCGAGTTTGTAGAGGCCGTCGTCAGTTGCTGCCAGCGGGACGCCGACCGCGGCGACGTCGCGAACATCGGAGAGTCCGGCATGCTCGAGGTCGTCGTCGCCGTGGACGCGGTAGACGCCATCGTCGGTGCCGACGAAGTCGCCGTCGATCGCTCGCACCTCCTCGATCGTCCCCGTTCGGTCCTCGTCCTTGCCTTTCGACTCGAGGACGGTCCAGTTTCCGCTGGCTTCGAGCCGAGCGATTCGTCCGTCGGGGCCGGCCGCGACGAGTCGGTCTTCGTCGTCGTAGCCGACGGCGACCGCAGAGCCGAACCCGGTCTCGACGAACGCGAGGCCGTCGCTTTTCTCCGCGGACGCGAGTACGCCGACGTCTTCGTCGGTCGCGACCGCCACGCGGCCGTCGGCGGCGGCCACGTCACGGGCATCACACCGGTTACAGAGCGAGAACTCGCCGACGGTGTCGCCGGCGATCCGGACCCGGACGACCCCCATCGGACTCGAGACGTAGGCTTCTGTCACCTCGTCGCGGTCGCCGTAGACGCGTTTCTCCTCGATCGAGAGCATATCTAACGCGTTGTGGGCGCGGGCCGAAAGGGTTGCCGTCTGCTGGCTCTGTGCCAGCGCAGTCGACGCCACGGCAGACGCTCCGGAATTCCTATGAGGAGCCCCATCGGACTAGTACCCGATGGAAGTGTTCGGATCCAGTGGGACACGCGGCGTCGCCAACGACGAACTGACGCCCGCGTTCGTCCTGCGCGTCGCGAAAGCGGCGGGGACGGCCTGGGGGGTCGATCGGGTTGCCATCGCGCGTGACACGCGCTACACCGGCCGAATGCTCGCCGACGCGGCCGCGAGCGGGCTGGCGAGTACGGGAACCGATGTCGACCGCCTCGGAGTCGTCCCCACCCCGGGGGCACAGTTCTACGCCGAACGCGAAGCGATTCCAGTAATCGTCGTCACGGCCTCGCACAATCCGCCACAGTACAACGGGATCAAACTCGTCGGCAGCGACGGCGTCGAACTCGCCGTCTCCGACTTAGAGCGAATCGAAGAGGCGCTGCTCGCGGAGGCCTACACCGTCGCACCGTGGGACGGGACGGGACGCGTCCGTGAGGTCGAGGGCGTCACCGACGACTACGTCGACGCCCTGCTCGAGGCAGTCGACCGGGAGACGATCGCCGACGCCGAGTTGACGGTCGCACTCGATCCCGGCCACGGCGCGGGCTCGCTTACCAGTCCCGGCTTCTTCCGGGAACTGGGCTGTCGCGTCGTCACGGTCAACAGCCAGCCCGACGGTCACTTCCCCGGCCGAGACCCCGAGCCAGTTCCCGAGAACCTCGCGGAACTGGGACGACTCGTCCGAGCGACCGACGCCGACGTCGGCATCGCCCACGACGGCGACGCCGACCGCGCGATCTTCTTCGACGAGAACGGCGAGTACGTCGAGGGCGACGCCACACTCGCCGCCCTTGCGGCCGCAGAACTCGAGGCCGGCGACACAACCGTCTCGGCGGTCAACGTCTCCCAGCGGCTCGTCGACGTCGTCGACGACGTTGGCGCGGAACTCGAGTTGACGCCGATCGGCTCGACGAACATCATCACCCGAATCGAGGAACTCGAGGCGAAAGACAGCCGCGTTCCAATCGCAGGTGAGGGCAACGGCGGGATCTTCTTCCCCGGCTATCGGCTCTCGCGGGACGGTGCGTTTACGGCTGCACGGTTTCTCGAACTCGTCGCCGAGCGACCGGTCAGCGAGATCGTCGCGCCCTACGGCGGCTACGCCAACGTTCGGCGCAACATCGAGTACGAGTCGACCGCCGAACGCGACGCGATGCTCGATGCGGCGGCCAACCACGCGCACGCTGCCGACGCCGACCTAAACACGCGAGACGGCTACCGACTCGACTACGGCGACGCGTGGGTGCTCGCCCGCCCCTCGGGGACGGAGCCGCTCGTCCGAATCTACGCCGAGGCCCGCGACGCCGGCCGTGCGAACGACCTTGCCGAAGGGATGTACAAAACCCTGCTCGAGGCGAAAGCCGACGCTTAATTCGTCCACACACTCAACTGCGGGGAACGATCGTCACCGGAACGGACGACCGCCGAGTCACTGCCTCGGCGACACTTCCCAACAACATCCGCGAGACGCCGGACCGGCCTTCGCTGCCCATGACGATGGCGTCGACGTTCTCCTCGCGGGCGTACTCGAGAATCGCTTCGGGTGCCGTCCCCTCGACGGTTACGATCTCGACGTTCCGGTCGTGCCGGGACGCAATCTCCCGTACGTCGTCGAAGAATGCTGGCTCGGTATCGCCGCTTTCGGGCACCACCGGACCGCCGCCGTAAGCGGCTTCCAGATCTCCGACCACGTGAACGACCGTGATCTCGTCGTCGGCAAAGATCGCGAGTGCGTGCTCGAGCGCGCGGCGGGCCGTCTCGGAGTCGTCCATCGGGACGAGCAGTTGTCGATTCATGCCATTGGATTCGAACGCGAGTGCTGAAAGCTCTTGGCTCACCAGTCCGGTCGCCGTGTCGGTGCTATCGACCGCCTTCACCACCGTCAGCCGTAGAGCCGACCTCGCTGCACTCGAGTCGGCCGTCTCGTCGCTCCTACACCGGGTCGTCGACCTCGAGTGCTTCCTCGAGTCGATCCCGCTCTTCCCGGAGGGCCTCGAGTTCGTCCGCAACCCGACCGTCGGTCAGTCGCTCGCGTTCTTCGGGGGTGAGCTGTGCGACAGCCTGTGCTGCGGTCTGGAGCCGGTCGTACGCGTCGTCGTAGGTCAGCATCCGGACGTCCCGCAGCCGTTCGACCGTCTCGTCGCTGCCGACCCGTTCGACGAACGGTCGGTACTCGCGGATTCGCTGGCGGAGTTCGCCCGCGGGACCGGGCGGCCACTCGAGCGTCAGCGGCTCGGCATCCACGTTGTCTAGAAACGTCCGCTGGGTCGCGACCCGCCGCTTGAGCACGTCGGCGTCCTCGACGTAGTGATCGAGTTTCGACCTGGAGTAGTCGGCGTACTCGAGTAGTTCGGGGATCGTGTACTCCCCGTCGGAACTGGTCTCGACGTACTCCCGGAGGTCCGCCGGTGGCCGTTCGTACCCGACGAACGGATACCACTGGCTGCGCTCGAGCAGCGCAAAGACCTCGCGGGCCGAGACCTCGCGTCGGTACTCGATGACGGCCTCGCGAATCGCCTCGTTGTAGGCTTCGATCGGCTTCCGCAGCCGTTCGACCGGCGCGTCCAGGTCCGCGTTCGCGAGTTCGAGCAGTCGTTCGCGTTCCGCGAGTTCGTCGTCGATCTTCCGGAGACGGCGTGCCGCTGCTTTTCTCGCCTCGGCTAACTGTGCGCGGGCGTCCTCGCGCTCCTCGAGCAGTTCGTCGTACTGTGCGGCCGGCTCGAGAGCAGCGTGGGCCTTCTCGAAATCGGACTCACTGAGACGGCGCTTGTCGATCGCATCGAGTGCGTCCTCGAACGCCTCGCGCCCCTCGAGGTCGTCGGACAGGTTCTCGACGAGAGTGGCGAACTTCCCCTCGAGTTCGACGTAGGCCCTGAAGTTCTCGCGTCCAGTGCCGGTCGCCCGGTCGACGTACGACTCGAGTAGGTCGGTCGCCGATCGGTAGGCGTCGGCGGCGTCTTCGACCGCCTCACCGCCTTCCTCCTCGATTCGGCGTTGTGCCTGCTCGTAGCGATTGCGTGCAGCCTCGAGGGTCTCGAGCGGGGAGGGCCCGTCGTCGGGAACGGGTGTGTCGCTGCTGTGGGCTCGTTCGCTCATTCGTACACTGCGTCCGGGTCGAACACCTGTTCGCCGACGTCCTCGCCCTCGATCGTCCGGTAGAAACACGACTCGTGGCCGGTGTGACACGCGCCGCCTTCCTGGTCGACGAGATAGAGGAGGGTGTCGGCGTCGCAGTCGATACGGATCTCTTCGACCGACTGCACGTGGCCGCTCGTTGCGCCTTTCTCCCAGAGTTCGTCCCGGCTTCGGGAGTAGTAGTGGGCACGACCGGTCTCGCGGGTTCGCTCTAAGGCCTCGGGGGAGACGTAGGCGAGCATGAGCACCTCGCCCGTCTCGGCGTCCTGTGCGACGGCGGGGACGAGTCCGTCCTCGCCGAAGTCGACCGCAATGCCGTCGTCCATACGGGATGGGTCGGTCGTCGAGGCGATAGGTCTTTTGCCGCGTTTCCCAGTCGGCAACTAATGGTCGGAAGCGTATTCGATCGGTTCGACTCGCGAATACAGTCATTCCGGCCACGCTCGCCGGTTTGCAGTACGCGGGTATGTTCTTCGACAACCCCGGCGAACTCGATCTGGCCTCTCGGCTCCGTCGCACTCGTTCTCCCGATTTGCTGCTGGTTCTCGGCGGAAATACGAAGCGAGTTCCGGACTGGAGGTCGACGAACGAGAGGGGATCGACGAACGAGAGATATTAGACGTTACAGAGTCCGAGACTGTACTCGAGTGCAGTATCGACTTCTGCAGGCGCTCGTCCGGTATCGATCCGACCACTTCCGCGATTCGGTGTTCGATCGAAATCGTTCGAAGTTGGCTACAGAGTGCGACAGAATCCTCGCGAAATGCACACTCGTCGGCCGGCACCGGCACCTCGTACGGATACAGTTCGGCGACGAGACACGGGCGAGTTCCACGCTGTGTTGACCCCTGTGTCGGGTCTAGCTCGACGATGACGATCTTATCGCCTTCTTCCCGGTCAGAACGCCGTCTCCACCCCGAATACCGAACGGCTCGCGGAGTTCTTTGGTAGCGTTATTTTTACCGAACGCACTCGAACACTACTGCATGGAAATCCGACACATCGAGGACCGAGACGACGTCCGCGGAGTCGTCAGAGCTCACGGACTGGCGTGGCGCGAAGCCTACGACGAGATTCTCCCCGACGAGGTCCTCGAGTCCCAGCCCATCGATCCGACCGGCACGGACGTCGAGCGGTGGGTCGACGCCCTCGCGGAAACCGAGGCGGGCGTCCTGATCGCGGTCGAAGGCGGGGCGGTTCGCGGGTTCGTCGACCTCCGGTGGGGAGACGCGGAGACGAAGGCGTTCGTCGGCGACGACGACGCCGAACTGAAGGCGATCTACGTCCACCCCGACTGCTGGGGCGAGGGCATCGGCACCGCCTTGCTCGAGCGCGGACTCGAGGTGGTTCCCGACTTGATCGAGGTCGTCCGGCTCGAGGTGTTCGTGGCGAACGACGACGCCCGGAAGTTCTACGAGAAACGGGGGTTCGAGCACACGGATACCGGCGAGATCGAGATCGGTGACGGCTCCTACGGGACGGCGATCTACACGCTGGTTCTGTAACCCCCCGCCACGAGTTGCGGACGTTCTCACTCAGCGGACAGTCACGAGACGTTATTATTCCGTTCGTGGTGGCGATTCGTATGGACCACACCGTTACGCGTCGCAGCGTCGTCGCGCTCGCGGCGGCTGGACTCGCCGGCTGTCTCGGTAGCGACAGTAACGGCCACGAGGAAGAGAAAGACGAGGACGACGACACCGACCACGACGGTGGCGGCGACTCGAGGCCACCCGAACCCCCGGAACGCGACCTCGACCCCGACTGGGAGACGGCGTCGACGTTCCGAAGTTGGTTGCTCGAGGACACTGCCATGGACGGGAATCGTCGATTCGACTACACCGAAGTGTTCCCCGAGGAGACCGACCTGGGCGAGGGGTTCCCGGACGGCCTCGGAATTTCGACCGAAACCGTCGACGGCCACCTCGTTCAGTCGTTCACGCAGGTCTTCTTCGGTCGCTTCGACGCGGCGGCGATCCTCGAGAACGTCGCAGACGCAGACGACGTCGAAGAGGTCGACGAGTACGCCGGCTACGCCGTCCTCGAAGACGAGGTTCGCGGCGAGACGCGACGGATCGCCGTCGGCGAGAGCGCGATCGTCGTCGGCGACGACTACGAACGCCGGATCGACGCCCACCGCGGCGAGTACGAACGTCTCGAGGAGGCCGACCCCGAGTTCACGCACCTGTTCAGACAGCTTCCACACGACGAGACCGTCACCGCCCACTACGGCCCGCCGATGGCCGACAACGTCGACATCGACGGGATCTACCTCTGGGGCGTCTCGAGCGAGTCGCCGACAGCCGACGAACTGACCTGGGTGTTCGTCTTCGCCCGTGAGGAGGACCTGACCGAGGAGACGGTGTCGGGACTCGAGACTATCTCGGGCGACGTCGTGGAGTCGTCGATGGAGGGCCGAACGGCGATCGTCGTGGGCGCACCGCCGGACGCGTAGTCAGGCGACGCCCGCGAATCCAAACAGCACGGCGTTGTAGCAGCCGCGGATCGGTCCGACGAGAGGATACGGTGGGTGGACCCACTTGCCGCTGGTGCGAGCGGTTACTACTGTCCGTTCAGCGTAATGTAGTCGACGTCGATGATCCGCTCGTCGGCGTTGAGTTCTGCTTTGGCTTCGTCGGGGACCTGGCTGTCGACGTTGTAGACGGTCAGTGCCTCCCCACCGTGGGCCTCGCGAGCGTTGAACATCCCCGCGATGTTGACGTCGTGTTCACCCATCACACTGCCGATAAGACCGATGACGCCGGGTGCGTCCGCGTTCCGGGTGACGACCATCTTCCCGTGGGGGATCGCGTCGACCCGGTAGTCGTCGATCCGGACGATTCGTGGATCGTCACCCGCAAAGAGAGTGCCGTCGACTGCGATCTGTTCGTCGCCGTTGCTGACCTCGACCGAGATGAGACTCTGGAAGTCTTCGGCCTGGCGAGTCTTGGACTCGGTGACGTCGACACCACGATCGTCGGCGATCTGTGGTGCGTTGACGGCGTTTACCTGCCACTCGAGCGGTTCGAAGACGCCTTTCAGTGCCGAGGCGGTGACGAACTCGACGTCCTCCTCGGCAATCTCGCCTTCGTACGTGATTTCGACCGCTTCGATGCGGCCGTCGAGTAACTGGGCGGCGACCTTGCCTGCGGTCTCGGCGATTTCGATGTACGGTTCGACCCGGGGGAACGCGCTCTCGTCGATCGAGGGTGCGTTCAGGGCGTTCGTAACGGGTTCGCTCTCGAGTGCGGCATTTACCTGTTCGGCGGTCGAGGTCGCGACGTTCTCCTGAGCGGCCTCCGTCGAGGCCCCGAGGTGTGGCGTGACGACGACGCCGTCGTACTCGAGCAACGGCGAGTTCTCGGGCAGGGGCTCTTCGGCGAACACGTCGAGCGCCGCGCCAGCGAGGGTTCCGTCCTCGACTTTCGCCGCGAGCGCGCCCTCCTGGACGATGCCGCCACGGCCGACGTTGACGAGGTGACCTCCCTCGAGCAGGTCGAGTTCCTCCTCGCCGATCATCCCCTCAGTCTCGGGGGTCAGCGGCGTGTGGATCGTCAGGAAGTCGGCACGCTCGAGGCAGGCCTCGAACTCGACGAGTTCGGCACCGAGACGCGCCGCACGGTCCTCGGAGATGTAGGGGTCGAAAGCGACGACGTCCATCCCGAGCGAGTCGAGTTTCTTGGCGACTTCCTGACCGACACGGCCGAGGCCGACGATGCCGAGTGTCTTCCCGTTCAGTTCCGCACCCAGATAGTCGCTTTTTGCCCACTCGCCGTCTTTCAAGCGGACGTGGGCCTGCGGAATCGACCGTGCGGTCGCGAACGTCATCGCGACGGTGTGTTCGGCTGCGGCGCGGACGTTTCCCTCCGGCGCGTTGGCGACGATGACGCCTTCGTCGGTCGCAGCGTCGATGTCGATGTTGTCGACGCCGATCCCCGCGCGGCCGACGATAGCCAACTCGTCGGCTGCCTCGAGGACGGTTGCAGTGACGTCCGTTCCGGAACGGACGATCAGCCCGTGGGCGTCGGAGACTGCTTCGAGGAGGTCCTCGCCCTCGAGTTCGTAGCCCGTTTCGACCTCGTGGCCGGCGTCTCGTAGTACGTCCAGACCCGCGTCGGCGATGGGGTCCGTGACAAGCACTTTCATGCGCGAGACAATCGGCTGGAACGAGTAAATCTTTCCGTTGTCGCGGTGAGCGGCAAATACTACCGGCCGGCCGACGACCGGCTGCGGTCACTCCGGAAAATGACACTTCGATCGAACCGGCCCGAGTCGCTGCTGGTCGGGGTCGCGGTTCGCACACTCGGGTGCTGCTCGCGGACACCGCGTCCGGAAGACACAGCCATCCGGTGGATCGATCGGGCTCGGAACCGTTCCGGGGAGCGGCCGACCGGATGGCTCGCCGTCGGCGTCGGTCGATGGAATCGCCTCGAGCAGCGCCTTCGTGTAGGGGTGGCTCGGCTGGTCGAACACGTGATCGACGGGACCGACTTCCATCAGTTCACCGAGGTACATGACTGCGACGCGGTCCGCGACGTGTTCGACGACGCCGAGGTCGTGGGAGATACAGAGATACGTCAGATCGAGTTCCGCCTGGAGGTCGGCCAGGAGGTTGAGAATGCGCGCCTGTACCGACACGTCGAGTGCGGAGACGGGTTCGTCGAGGACGACGAGCCGTGGTTCGAGTGCGATCGCTCGAGCGACGGCGACGCGTTGTACTTGCCCACCCGAAAGTTCGTGTGGATAGCTCGTCGCGTGCCGGTCCGGAACGCCGACCTGCTCGAGTAGCTCCTGGACGCGTGCTTCTCTGCGCTCCCGGTTCCACCCGTGGCTGTGCAGCGGTTCGGCGACCGCTTTCTCGACTGTCAGCCGTGGATTGAGACTCGAGCGTGGGTCCTGGAAGACGACGCCGACGGCGGCGAGGTCGTCGTGGGTGCGTTCGGCCGCCGGTCCGACTGTTCGCCCGTCGAACCGAATCGTTCCCTCCGTCGGCGTCTCGAGCCCAGTCACGAGATTCGCAAGTGTCGACTTGCCACAGCCGCTTTCGCCGACGAGCGCGACCGTCTCACCCGACTGGACCGTGAGATCGACATCGGTGACCGCTCGGAGCGACTCCTCGGTTCCGAGCAGTCGCTCGAGTGTCCCTTCCGAAAGCGAGTAGCGTTTCGAAACGGCCTCGAGTTCGACGAGCGGCGGGTCGGAACCACACCTCTCGGCCTGTCGCCCCGATCGATCCGCACTCGAGCCGGCGACACCTTCGTTCGGACCGTCCCTTCCGGCCGCCGTCGCGGCCGAGGGGTCCGATGGGTGGCCCGTCCGTGCGGTGCTCTCGAGTGCGCTCGGTTCCCCACAGGTCGCACGACCCAGATCGCCTCCGAACTCGACCGTCGGAATCTTGCCGGCTCGACAGGCGTCGGTCGCGTGATCGCATCTCGGAGCGAACGAACAGCCGGTCCGCTCCTCGGTGGACTCGGGGACCGCTCCCTCGATCGTCGGCAAGCGAGCGCCGCGGGGAACGCGCTGGGGCAGACACTCGAGCAGCGATCTGGTGTAGGGATGACGCGGGGACTCGAGAATCCGCTCGGTCGGGCCGGTTTCGACCACGTCGCCGTCGTACATCACGACGACGCGATCGCAGAGTTCGACGACGACGCCGAGGTCGTGCGTGATCAGGAGGATTGCCGTGTCACGTTCTTCGTTGAGTTGCCGGAACCGGTCCAGCAACTGTGCCTGGGTCGTCGCGTCGAGTGCGGTCGTGGGTTCGTCGGCGATCAGTAACGATGGGTCGGTCGCGAGTGCGCTGGCGATACTGGCTCGCTGGCACATTCCGCCGGAGAGTTCGTGCGGATAGGCGTCGACGCGGTCTTCGGGGCTCGCGATTCCGACCTGTTCCATGAGGTCGACGGCCCGGTCACGGTAATCACGCCACTCCGACCGGCGACTGAACGGCGGTACGTGGAGGTAGTCGAGGAGCCGCTGTGAGTCGGGCTGGTCGTGAATCTTGACCGATTCGGCAATCTGATCGCCGACGTCGAAGACGGGATTGAGCGTCTCGGTGGGGTTCTGGAACACCATCGAAACGGTCGTTCCGCGGAGCCTGCGAAGCTCTCTGTCGGTTGCGGCAGTCACGTCGATCCCGTCGAGCTGGATCGTTCCGTCGGTGATCTCGCCCGGGTCCTGTAAGCCGGCGATCGACTGGGCCGTTACCGACTTCCCGCAGCCACTTTCACCGACGAGACCGACGATTTCGCCGTCACCGACCGTCAGCGATGCACCGTCGACCGCGCGGACGACACCGTCCGGCGTTCGAAACGTTGTCTGTAGGTCGTCGACTGCGAGCAACGGCTGATCGGCGTCTCTCTCCCCGTTACTGGACGAGTCAGCGTCGAAAGGCGAATCTGTGTGAACTGAACGCATCGTTGTACTTAGGTCGGTTTCTCGAGGGTCGCGTCGTGTTTCGGATCGAGTACGTCTCGGAGCCCGTCC contains:
- a CDS encoding HVO_0234 family beta-propeller protein, yielding MLSIEEKRVYGDRDEVTEAYVSSPMGVVRVRIAGDTVGEFSLCNRCDARDVAAADGRVAVATDEDVGVLASAEKSDGLAFVETGFGSAVAVGYDDEDRLVAAGPDGRIARLEASGNWTVLESKGKDEDRTGTIEEVRAIDGDFVGTDDGVYRVHGDDDLEHAGLSDVRDVAAVGVPLAATDDGLYKLGNGWMELSEGRFDVVAADPRSNPGSLSRAHAVSSDGSVYEYADGEWHEDETRSAGADRIVAVGYGEQVYAVTETGTVEVAGDGEWRGRSIGVRNVTGLAVPR
- the glmM gene encoding phosphoglucosamine mutase, whose amino-acid sequence is MEVFGSSGTRGVANDELTPAFVLRVAKAAGTAWGVDRVAIARDTRYTGRMLADAAASGLASTGTDVDRLGVVPTPGAQFYAEREAIPVIVVTASHNPPQYNGIKLVGSDGVELAVSDLERIEEALLAEAYTVAPWDGTGRVREVEGVTDDYVDALLEAVDRETIADAELTVALDPGHGAGSLTSPGFFRELGCRVVTVNSQPDGHFPGRDPEPVPENLAELGRLVRATDADVGIAHDGDADRAIFFDENGEYVEGDATLAALAAAELEAGDTTVSAVNVSQRLVDVVDDVGAELELTPIGSTNIITRIEELEAKDSRVPIAGEGNGGIFFPGYRLSRDGAFTAARFLELVAERPVSEIVAPYGGYANVRRNIEYESTAERDAMLDAAANHAHAADADLNTRDGYRLDYGDAWVLARPSGTEPLVRIYAEARDAGRANDLAEGMYKTLLEAKADA
- a CDS encoding universal stress protein encodes the protein MNRQLLVPMDDSETARRALEHALAIFADDEITVVHVVGDLEAAYGGGPVVPESGDTEPAFFDDVREIASRHDRNVEIVTVEGTAPEAILEYAREENVDAIVMGSEGRSGVSRMLLGSVAEAVTRRSSVPVTIVPRS
- a CDS encoding DUF7118 family protein gives rise to the protein MSERAHSSDTPVPDDGPSPLETLEAARNRYEQAQRRIEEEGGEAVEDAADAYRSATDLLESYVDRATGTGRENFRAYVELEGKFATLVENLSDDLEGREAFEDALDAIDKRRLSESDFEKAHAALEPAAQYDELLEEREDARAQLAEARKAAARRLRKIDDELAERERLLELANADLDAPVERLRKPIEAYNEAIREAVIEYRREVSAREVFALLERSQWYPFVGYERPPADLREYVETSSDGEYTIPELLEYADYSRSKLDHYVEDADVLKRRVATQRTFLDNVDAEPLTLEWPPGPAGELRQRIREYRPFVERVGSDETVERLRDVRMLTYDDAYDRLQTAAQAVAQLTPEERERLTDGRVADELEALREERDRLEEALEVDDPV
- the hisI gene encoding phosphoribosyl-AMP cyclohydrolase — its product is MDDGIAVDFGEDGLVPAVAQDAETGEVLMLAYVSPEALERTRETGRAHYYSRSRDELWEKGATSGHVQSVEEIRIDCDADTLLYLVDQEGGACHTGHESCFYRTIEGEDVGEQVFDPDAVYE
- a CDS encoding GNAT family N-acetyltransferase, which translates into the protein MEIRHIEDRDDVRGVVRAHGLAWREAYDEILPDEVLESQPIDPTGTDVERWVDALAETEAGVLIAVEGGAVRGFVDLRWGDAETKAFVGDDDAELKAIYVHPDCWGEGIGTALLERGLEVVPDLIEVVRLEVFVANDDARKFYEKRGFEHTDTGEIEIGDGSYGTAIYTLVL
- the serA gene encoding phosphoglycerate dehydrogenase, which produces MKVLVTDPIADAGLDVLRDAGHEVETGYELEGEDLLEAVSDAHGLIVRSGTDVTATVLEAADELAIVGRAGIGVDNIDIDAATDEGVIVANAPEGNVRAAAEHTVAMTFATARSIPQAHVRLKDGEWAKSDYLGAELNGKTLGIVGLGRVGQEVAKKLDSLGMDVVAFDPYISEDRAARLGAELVEFEACLERADFLTIHTPLTPETEGMIGEEELDLLEGGHLVNVGRGGIVQEGALAAKVEDGTLAGAALDVFAEEPLPENSPLLEYDGVVVTPHLGASTEAAQENVATSTAEQVNAALESEPVTNALNAPSIDESAFPRVEPYIEIAETAGKVAAQLLDGRIEAVEITYEGEIAEEDVEFVTASALKGVFEPLEWQVNAVNAPQIADDRGVDVTESKTRQAEDFQSLISVEVSNGDEQIAVDGTLFAGDDPRIVRIDDYRVDAIPHGKMVVTRNADAPGVIGLIGSVMGEHDVNIAGMFNAREAHGGEALTVYNVDSQVPDEAKAELNADERIIDVDYITLNGQ
- a CDS encoding ABC transporter ATP-binding protein, with translation MRSVHTDSPFDADSSSNGERDADQPLLAVDDLQTTFRTPDGVVRAVDGASLTVGDGEIVGLVGESGCGKSVTAQSIAGLQDPGEITDGTIQLDGIDVTAATDRELRRLRGTTVSMVFQNPTETLNPVFDVGDQIAESVKIHDQPDSQRLLDYLHVPPFSRRSEWRDYRDRAVDLMEQVGIASPEDRVDAYPHELSGGMCQRASIASALATDPSLLIADEPTTALDATTQAQLLDRFRQLNEERDTAILLITHDLGVVVELCDRVVVMYDGDVVETGPTERILESPRHPYTRSLLECLPQRVPRGARLPTIEGAVPESTEERTGCSFAPRCDHATDACRAGKIPTVEFGGDLGRATCGEPSALESTARTGHPSDPSAATAAGRDGPNEGVAGSSADRSGRQAERCGSDPPLVELEAVSKRYSLSEGTLERLLGTEESLRAVTDVDLTVQSGETVALVGESGCGKSTLANLVTGLETPTEGTIRFDGRTVGPAAERTHDDLAAVGVVFQDPRSSLNPRLTVEKAVAEPLHSHGWNRERREARVQELLEQVGVPDRHATSYPHELSGGQVQRVAVARAIALEPRLVVLDEPVSALDVSVQARILNLLADLQAELDLTYLCISHDLGVVEHVADRVAVMYLGELMEVGPVDHVFDQPSHPYTKALLEAIPSTDADGEPSGRPLPGTVPSPIDPPDGCVFRTRCPRAAPECANRDPDQQRLGPVRSKCHFPE